From Corallococcus soli, a single genomic window includes:
- a CDS encoding VOC family protein: MDTVKLRVARPTRDLDAVVHFYRDGLGFEVLGRFEDHAGFDGVMLGHPGAPYHLEFTVERGHEAPRAPTEEHLLVFYVPDTEAWAEQVRRMEAASFVAVPSRNPYWDAHGRTFEDPDGYRVVLQGAAWTR; the protein is encoded by the coding sequence ATGGACACGGTGAAGCTGCGGGTGGCGAGGCCGACGAGGGACCTGGATGCGGTGGTGCACTTCTACCGGGACGGGTTGGGCTTCGAGGTGCTGGGTCGGTTCGAGGACCACGCAGGGTTCGACGGCGTGATGCTCGGGCACCCGGGTGCGCCCTACCACCTGGAGTTCACGGTGGAGCGCGGACACGAAGCGCCACGCGCTCCCACGGAAGAGCACCTCCTGGTGTTCTACGTGCCGGACACCGAAGCGTGGGCGGAGCAGGTGCGGCGCATGGAGGCCGCGAGCTTCGTGGCGGTGCCTTCGCGCAATCCGTACTGGGATGCGCACGGCAGGACCTTCGAGGACCCGGACGGCTACCGCGTCGTGCTCCAAGGCGCGGCCTGGACCCGCTGA
- a CDS encoding ParB/RepB/Spo0J family partition protein, with the protein MQKTADTQKRALGRGLSALIPQAAPAAPAPVPPSKAGVLKLAIESIHRDNLQPRRHFDETKLHELAESIKAQGILQPILVRKDGDGYKIIAGERRWRASQAAGLKEIPAIVREVTEAQAFELALVENLQRSDLNPIEEADGYKRLVDEFKLTQEQVAQKVGKERSTVANALRLLALPADVKAMVADGSLSMGHARALLGVPRLPELQNLARQVTEKKLSVRDTERLVQQGRSAKSKDTGKPAAKVSPQVKALTEELQRRLGTKVRLSEKSPGKGTLEVDFFSYDDLDRLLKLLRKE; encoded by the coding sequence GTGCAGAAGACCGCAGACACCCAGAAGCGCGCCCTGGGCCGGGGCCTCTCCGCACTCATCCCCCAGGCCGCCCCCGCCGCTCCGGCGCCCGTGCCCCCCTCAAAGGCCGGGGTGCTGAAGCTGGCCATCGAGTCCATCCACCGCGACAACCTCCAGCCCCGCCGGCACTTCGACGAGACGAAGCTCCACGAGCTCGCCGAGTCCATCAAGGCGCAGGGCATCCTGCAGCCCATCCTCGTGCGCAAGGACGGGGACGGCTACAAGATCATCGCCGGTGAGCGCCGCTGGCGGGCGTCCCAGGCCGCCGGCCTCAAGGAGATCCCCGCCATCGTGCGCGAGGTCACGGAGGCGCAGGCCTTCGAGCTGGCGCTGGTGGAGAACCTCCAGCGCTCCGACCTGAACCCCATCGAAGAGGCGGATGGCTACAAGCGCCTGGTGGACGAGTTCAAGCTCACGCAGGAGCAGGTGGCCCAGAAGGTGGGCAAGGAGCGCTCCACCGTCGCGAACGCGCTGCGCCTGCTGGCGCTGCCCGCGGACGTGAAGGCGATGGTCGCGGACGGGTCGCTCAGCATGGGCCACGCGCGCGCGCTGCTCGGCGTGCCGCGCCTGCCGGAGCTGCAGAACCTGGCGCGCCAGGTGACGGAGAAGAAGCTGTCCGTGCGCGACACGGAGCGGCTGGTGCAGCAGGGCCGGTCCGCGAAGTCGAAGGACACCGGGAAGCCGGCGGCCAAGGTGAGCCCGCAGGTGAAGGCGCTCACCGAAGAGCTGCAACGTCGATTGGGGACAAAGGTGCGCCTGTCGGAGAAAAGCCCAGGAAAAGGCACCCTTGAAGTGGACTTCTTCTCCTACGATGACCTGGACAGGCTGTTGAAGCTTCTGAGGAAGGAGTAG
- the bacM gene encoding bactofilin BacM has product MALLGGKKDEAPSKPLFKREEDYVSTRPGEVHTLLGKGSEFEGKLTFEGQVRIDGKFNGQIITKDVLVIGDGARVQAEIQAGTVIINGTVEGNVRAAQLIELKQPGRMKGNLETPSFTMDRGAILEGAVKMENIGKGGPPPMGEKK; this is encoded by the coding sequence GTGGCGCTCCTTGGCGGGAAGAAAGACGAAGCACCCAGCAAGCCCCTGTTCAAACGGGAGGAGGATTACGTGTCGACGCGTCCGGGTGAGGTTCACACGCTTCTGGGTAAGGGAAGCGAGTTCGAGGGGAAGCTCACCTTCGAGGGTCAGGTTCGAATCGACGGGAAGTTCAACGGGCAGATCATCACCAAGGACGTGCTCGTCATTGGCGACGGCGCCCGCGTGCAGGCTGAAATCCAGGCCGGCACCGTCATCATCAACGGCACCGTGGAAGGCAACGTGCGCGCCGCGCAGCTCATCGAGCTCAAGCAGCCGGGCCGCATGAAGGGCAACCTTGAGACGCCGTCGTTCACCATGGACCGCGGCGCCATCCTGGAGGGCGCGGTGAAGATGGAGAACATCGGCAAGGGTGGCCCTCCGCCCATGGGCGAGAAGAAGTAG
- a CDS encoding ParA family protein gives MGRIICISNQKGGVGKTTTAINLAASLASAERRTLLVDMDPQGNAGSGLGLKRDALHGTVYDALLGGRPASELIHPTELRFLQVIPATPDLTGAEVELVNQERREFRLREALLPLKDKYDYIIIDCPPSLGLLTLNALVTADSVLIPLQCEYYALEGLSQLTHTIDLVKQGLNPALKMEGILLTMFDARANIAHQVVDEVRGYFKDQVFQAVVPRNVRLSECPSFGKPIILYDIKSKGCESYLALGRELMRRENPRPSKRRVA, from the coding sequence GTGGGTCGTATCATCTGCATCTCCAACCAGAAGGGCGGGGTCGGCAAGACGACCACCGCCATCAACCTCGCGGCGAGTCTCGCGTCCGCCGAGCGCCGCACCCTGCTGGTGGACATGGACCCCCAGGGCAACGCCGGCAGCGGCCTGGGCCTCAAGCGCGACGCCCTCCACGGCACCGTCTACGACGCACTCCTCGGGGGCCGCCCCGCCTCGGAGCTCATCCACCCCACGGAGCTGCGCTTCCTCCAGGTCATCCCCGCCACGCCCGACCTCACCGGCGCGGAGGTCGAGCTGGTCAACCAGGAGCGGCGCGAGTTCCGCCTGCGCGAAGCCCTGCTGCCGCTCAAGGACAAGTACGACTACATCATCATCGACTGTCCGCCCTCGCTGGGCCTGCTCACCCTCAACGCGCTCGTCACCGCGGACTCCGTCCTCATCCCCCTCCAGTGCGAGTACTACGCGCTGGAAGGCCTGTCGCAGCTCACGCACACCATCGACCTGGTGAAGCAGGGCCTGAACCCCGCGCTCAAGATGGAGGGCATCCTGCTCACCATGTTCGACGCGCGGGCGAACATCGCCCACCAGGTCGTGGACGAGGTGCGCGGCTACTTCAAGGACCAGGTGTTCCAGGCCGTCGTGCCGCGCAACGTGCGCCTGTCCGAGTGCCCGTCCTTCGGCAAGCCCATCATCCTCTATGACATCAAGTCGAAGGGCTGCGAGAGCTACCTGGCGCTCGGCCGGGAGCTGATGCGCCGGGAGAACCCCCGGCCGTCCAAGCGGCGGGTCGCCTGA